Proteins from a single region of Paenibacillus sp. BIHB 4019:
- a CDS encoding beta-galactosidase produces MTHVNPINEFALGVCYYPEQWPEELWEDDLRRMKEMGLSIIRVAEFAWSVFEPEEGVFQFDLFDKVIDLAHKHGLKVIIGTPTATPPAWLTFKYPEVLNVTFDGVTLQHGLRRHTNYNSPKYRELSARIARQMAEHYCDHPAVVGWQIDNEFNCEISEFYSEADHLAFREWLQRKYVTLDKLNEAWGAVFWNQTYSAWEQVFLPRPTAAPRQPNPHQALDEKRFISDSTISYAEVQAKVLREAAPKQWVTTNGLFGHLDSHRMTDELLDFFSYDSYPQFSTINYDKNEENPLLDRGWSLTLSTTRSISPNFCIMEQQAGPGGWVNRMDMPSPKPGQMRLWTYQSIAHGADMVVYFRWRTAAFGNEIYWHGLNDYHNGPNRRLREAAQIGAELAKAGPHIVGTRNRAEVALVRDYDNEWDGEYDIWHGPFSWKSGKEWFKALQRQHIPNDVLYMRSGTTLADLQRYRVLIYPHPAIMRDETAALLEQYVDSGGTIIFGCRTGYKDERGHCYMRPFPGAAARLVGISVEEFTQIKGTRKPAMIEWKQGGGEATTADLFNDVLAVESDTVEIIGEYASDYYAGKPAVTRNAVGAGSAWYYGAVFNEAAARNVIGLLGLSSPAANWLSLPEQVELTIREGEAGPLYFLLNYAEEAAELNLSEPRTDLISGDTLQGSIVLEPYGVLILT; encoded by the coding sequence GTAGCCGAATTTGCTTGGTCGGTGTTCGAGCCCGAGGAAGGCGTATTCCAATTTGATCTGTTTGACAAAGTCATTGACCTGGCTCATAAGCATGGGCTGAAGGTTATTATCGGCACGCCTACAGCAACGCCGCCCGCATGGCTGACGTTCAAGTATCCCGAGGTGCTCAACGTAACCTTTGATGGGGTCACGCTTCAGCATGGGCTGCGCCGCCATACCAACTATAACAGTCCCAAATATCGGGAGCTGAGCGCACGCATTGCTCGCCAAATGGCGGAGCATTACTGCGATCATCCGGCCGTCGTTGGCTGGCAAATCGACAATGAATTCAATTGTGAAATTTCCGAATTTTATTCGGAAGCGGATCATCTGGCTTTTCGAGAGTGGCTGCAGCGCAAATACGTTACGCTCGACAAGCTAAATGAGGCTTGGGGCGCTGTCTTTTGGAATCAGACGTATTCCGCTTGGGAGCAAGTCTTTCTTCCCCGCCCTACAGCGGCGCCAAGACAGCCGAATCCGCATCAGGCGCTGGATGAGAAGCGGTTTATTTCCGACAGCACCATTTCTTACGCCGAGGTGCAGGCCAAGGTGCTGCGCGAGGCAGCGCCCAAGCAGTGGGTAACGACGAATGGCTTGTTCGGCCATCTCGACAGCCACCGGATGACGGACGAGCTGCTGGACTTTTTCAGCTACGACTCCTACCCGCAATTTTCCACCATTAACTATGACAAAAATGAGGAAAACCCGCTGCTCGATCGCGGCTGGAGCCTGACGCTGTCTACAACCCGCTCCATTTCGCCGAACTTCTGCATTATGGAGCAGCAGGCTGGACCAGGCGGCTGGGTGAACCGCATGGATATGCCTTCGCCGAAGCCGGGTCAAATGCGCCTGTGGACGTACCAATCCATTGCTCATGGCGCAGATATGGTCGTTTATTTCCGCTGGAGAACGGCAGCCTTTGGCAATGAAATTTATTGGCATGGACTGAACGACTACCATAATGGCCCGAACCGCCGTCTTCGTGAAGCAGCGCAGATCGGCGCTGAGCTCGCCAAGGCCGGTCCGCACATTGTCGGTACGCGCAATCGGGCAGAGGTTGCCCTCGTACGCGATTATGACAACGAGTGGGATGGCGAATACGATATTTGGCACGGACCTTTCTCCTGGAAAAGCGGCAAGGAATGGTTCAAGGCGCTGCAGCGCCAGCATATTCCAAATGATGTTCTTTACATGCGGAGCGGCACAACGCTTGCTGACCTGCAGCGCTACCGCGTGCTCATCTATCCGCACCCGGCCATTATGCGGGATGAAACAGCTGCTTTGCTGGAGCAATATGTGGACAGCGGCGGCACCATTATATTTGGCTGCCGCACTGGCTACAAGGATGAGCGCGGCCACTGCTACATGCGCCCATTCCCTGGCGCCGCTGCACGCCTTGTCGGCATTTCCGTCGAGGAGTTTACGCAAATTAAAGGTACGCGCAAGCCGGCAATGATCGAATGGAAGCAAGGAGGCGGTGAAGCAACTACCGCGGATCTGTTCAATGATGTACTCGCAGTCGAAAGCGATACCGTCGAGATCATTGGCGAATATGCCTCCGATTATTATGCAGGCAAGCCTGCCGTTACCCGCAATGCCGTTGGAGCTGGCTCTGCTTGGTATTACGGCGCTGTATTCAATGAGGCGGCGGCGCGCAATGTGATTGGCCTGCTCGGCTTGTCATCGCCAGCTGCCAATTGGCTATCCCTGCCGGAGCAGGTGGAGCTGACTATTCGCGAGGGCGAGGCTGGACCGCTCTATTTCCTCCTCAACTATGCGGAGGAAGCTGCCGAGCTCAATCTCAGCGAGCCGCGCACCGACCTTATAAGCGGGGATACGCTTCAAGGCTCAATCGTGCTGGAACCTTACGGCGTGCTTATTTTGACCTAA